A region of Lycium barbarum isolate Lr01 chromosome 3, ASM1917538v2, whole genome shotgun sequence DNA encodes the following proteins:
- the LOC132631143 gene encoding patellin-6 — protein sequence MDSSSPISVQKASPKPQPYRKSFVTSLMEAATLRTPSFKEDTYFISNLKSSEKKALQELKDKLGNESFSMWGIPLLSGDEKADVILLKFLRARDFKVSDSLHMLEKCLSWRKDFNADNILEEDLGFKELEGVVAYMHGYDKEGHPVCYNAYGVFKDKEMYERIFGDEEKLKKFLRWRVQVLERGIDMLHFKPGGINSIIQVTDLKDMPKRELRVASNQILSLFQDNYPEMVARKIFINVPWYFSVLYSMFSPFLTQRTKSKFVISKEGNVAETLFKFIKPEDIPVQYGGLSRPTDLQNGPPKPASEFTVKGGEKVNIQIEGIEAGATITWDIVVGGWELEYSAEFVPNGEGSYTIAVEKPRKIAASEEAIHNSFTSKEAGKMMLSVDNTASRKRKVAAYRYIVRKSAIISG from the exons ATGGATTCTTCCTCTCCCATTTCTGTTCAAAAAGCTTCACCAAAGCCACAACCTTACAGAAAAAGCTTTGTAACTTCTCTAATGGAAGCAGCTACATTACGCACCCCATCTTTTAAAGAAGACACTTACTTCATTTCCAACCTTAAATCATCCGAAAAAAAAGCATTACAAGAATTGAAAGACAAGCTTGGAAATGAATCTTTTTCCATGTGGGGTATTCCACTTTTAAGTGGAGATGAAAAAGCTGATGTTATTCTCCTTAAATTCCTTAGAGCAAGGGATTTTAAGGTATCAGATTCACTACACATGTTGGAAAAATGTCTGTCTTGGAGGAAAGACTTTAATGCTGACAACATTTTGGAAGAAGATTTAGGGTTTAAAGAACTTGAAGGAGTTGTTGCTTATATGCATGGATATGACAAAGAAGGACACCCTGTTTGTTACAATGCTTATGGGGTGTTTAAAGATAAGGAAATGTATGAGAGGATATTTGGTGATGAAGAAAAACTGAAAAAGTTCTTGAGATGGAGAGTTCAAGTTCTTGAAAGAGGCATTGACATGCTGCATTTTAAGCCTGGTGGAATTAATTCCATTATTCAGGTTACTGATCTTAAAGATATGCCTAAGAGAGAATTAAGGGTTGCTTCTAATCAGATCTTATCTCTTTTCCAAGATAATTACCCTGAAATGGTCGCTCGTAAG atATTTATAAATGTGCCATGGTACTTCAGTGTGTTGTATTCAATGTTTAGTCCATTTCTGACTCAAAGAACCAAGAGCAAGTTTGTGATATCCAAGGAGGGAAATGTTGCCGAGACATTATTCAA ATTCATTAAGCCTGAGGATATTCCTGTTCAGTATGGTGGACTGAGTCGACCCACTGATTTACAAAATGGGCCCCCAAAACCAGCTTCTGAATTCACTGTTAAAGGAGGAGAGAAAGTCAATATTCAAATTGAAGGCATTGAG GCTGGTGCCACAATAACATGGGACATAGTAGTAGGAGGATGGGAATTGGAGTACAGTGCAGAATTTGTACCAAATGGTGAAGGCAGCTACACCATTGCTGTGGAGAAGCCAAGGAAAATTGCAGCAAGTGAAGAGGCAATTCACAACTCATTCACTTCAAAAGAAGCTGGAAAAATGATGCTTTCTGTAGACAACACTGCCTCTCGCAAGCGAAAAGTTGCAGCCTATCGATACATCGTCCGTAAATCTGCAATAATTTCAGGCTAA